The following proteins are encoded in a genomic region of Arcobacter suis CECT 7833:
- a CDS encoding glycerol-3-phosphate dehydrogenase/oxidase, with the protein MELTNEKVDIVIIGGGCVGSGIALDATLRGYNVILLEKNDFASGASSKSSKLVHGGIRYLEKAIKQRDKAQYNLVKEAIKERSIFLKNASNITKKLKINIPIYSYLNLIYTYLGLLIYKLMAKNRSFGKNSFVNKVVSILFSPNIKQENLKGFLSFYDGTFLDSRMIISLLQTAVLNGAVVKNYCEVNEFLYDENGKISGLKYFDKIQNKKYEINSKVVVNASGANVDNLRLKDDESINEILALSSGIHIVVSKEFLSSNEGILLPKTSDGRIIFILPYMNYCLIGTSDNKTIYEENPKVQEQEIEYLLKEVNNYFEKHLTKEDILSSWSGIRPLVKSDKSSTEQMVREHIILKSKNDLISIAGGKWTTYRKMAEDLVDFLIKNRFLEKQKKCETKKHKLFGNDADIKDFEKLMNFFPISNKTKNSLKTIYGNSCTKILNLANETDNFELINPNLPYLKAEIEYCIKEEFVEKPIDFLARRVGLCFLDKKLALSCVDVVCEEMGKILFWDEKRVKKEKFECKEYINNYF; encoded by the coding sequence ATGGAATTGACTAATGAAAAAGTAGATATTGTTATCATTGGTGGTGGTTGTGTTGGAAGTGGAATTGCACTTGATGCAACACTTCGAGGATACAATGTAATTTTACTTGAAAAAAATGATTTTGCAAGTGGGGCAAGTTCTAAAAGTTCGAAGTTAGTTCATGGTGGAATTAGATATCTTGAAAAAGCCATAAAACAAAGAGATAAAGCCCAATATAATTTGGTAAAAGAAGCCATAAAAGAAAGGTCAATTTTTTTAAAAAATGCTTCAAATATCACTAAAAAACTAAAAATCAATATTCCTATATATTCTTATTTAAATCTAATTTACACTTATTTGGGACTTTTGATTTATAAACTAATGGCAAAAAATAGAAGTTTTGGGAAAAACAGTTTTGTAAATAAAGTTGTAAGTATTTTGTTTTCTCCAAATATAAAACAAGAAAATCTAAAAGGTTTTTTATCTTTTTATGATGGAACTTTTTTAGATTCAAGAATGATTATTTCGCTTCTTCAAACAGCAGTTTTAAATGGAGCAGTTGTCAAAAACTATTGTGAAGTAAATGAGTTTTTATATGATGAGAATGGGAAAATTTCAGGGCTTAAATACTTTGATAAAATCCAAAATAAAAAGTATGAAATAAACTCAAAAGTTGTAGTAAATGCAAGTGGTGCAAATGTTGATAATTTAAGGTTAAAAGATGATGAAAGTATAAATGAAATTCTGGCATTAAGTAGTGGAATTCATATAGTTGTTTCAAAGGAATTTTTATCTTCAAATGAGGGAATTTTACTGCCAAAGACAAGTGATGGAAGAATTATATTTATTTTGCCATATATGAACTATTGTTTGATAGGAACAAGTGATAATAAAACTATTTACGAAGAGAATCCAAAAGTACAAGAACAAGAGATAGAATATTTGTTAAAAGAGGTAAATAATTATTTTGAAAAACATTTAACAAAAGAGGATATTTTATCTTCATGGAGTGGAATTCGACCACTTGTAAAAAGCGATAAAAGCTCAACTGAACAAATGGTGAGAGAACATATAATTCTAAAATCAAAAAACGATTTAATTTCTATAGCTGGTGGGAAGTGGACAACTTATAGAAAAATGGCTGAAGATTTAGTGGATTTTTTAATAAAAAATAGATTTTTAGAAAAACAAAAAAAGTGTGAAACAAAAAAACATAAACTTTTTGGAAATGATGCTGATATAAAAGATTTCGAAAAACTTATGAATTTTTTTCCTATTTCAAATAAAACAAAAAATTCTTTAAAAACTATATATGGAAATTCTTGTACAAAAATCTTAAATCTAGCAAATGAAACAGATAACTTTGAGTTGATAAATCCTAATTTACCATATTTAAAAGCTGAAATTGAATATTGTATAAAAGAAGAATTTGTAGAAAAACCAATAGATTTTTTAGCTAGAAGAGTAGGGCTTTGTTTTTTAGATAAAAAATTAGCATTAAGTTGTGTTGATGTTGTATGTGAGGAAATGGGAAAAATTCTTTTTTGGGATGAAAAAAGAGTAAAAAAAGAAAAATTCGAGTGTAAAGAGTATATAAATAATTATTTTTAG
- the nth gene encoding endonuclease III: MKKATKADIEIIKQAFIEKYSDAVTELNYKNDYELLIAIILSAQCTDKRVNIITPALFEKYPSVKELAVAELEDVKALLNSCSFFNNKSKNIIKMAQSVLMDYDGQIPHDQKQLMKLAGVGNKTANVFMIEFEGANLMAVDTHVFRVSHRLGLSDGKTVDITEADLVKKLKGHDLHIFHQAMVLFGRYICKAVKPECDECLFPQVCKTKSSFKPA, from the coding sequence ATGAAAAAAGCAACAAAAGCAGATATAGAAATAATAAAACAAGCTTTCATAGAAAAGTACAGTGATGCGGTTACTGAGTTAAATTATAAAAATGATTATGAGTTATTAATTGCCATTATTTTAAGTGCTCAATGTACAGATAAGAGAGTAAATATAATAACTCCTGCTCTTTTTGAAAAATATCCAAGTGTAAAAGAACTAGCTGTGGCTGAACTTGAAGATGTAAAAGCTTTGTTAAATTCTTGTTCATTTTTTAATAATAAATCAAAAAATATTATCAAAATGGCTCAAAGTGTTTTGATGGATTACGATGGGCAAATTCCCCATGACCAAAAACAGCTTATGAAACTAGCAGGTGTTGGAAACAAAACTGCAAATGTTTTTATGATTGAGTTTGAAGGTGCAAATCTTATGGCTGTTGATACACATGTTTTTAGAGTTTCTCACAGACTGGGACTTAGTGATGGAAAAACTGTTGATATAACTGAAGCTGATTTGGTTAAAAAACTAAAAGGGCATGATTTACATATTTTTCATCAAGCAATGGTTTTATTTGGAAGATATATTTGTAAAGCTGTGAAACCTGAGTGCGATGAGTGTTTGTTTCCACAGGTTTGTAAAACTAAAAGCTCTTTTAAACCTGCGTAA
- a CDS encoding hemerythrin domain-containing protein, with protein MNTISSFLTSDHRACDNEFANLENTVASQDWEESKTQFDKFSADLLHHFDMEEKVMFPVFEEVTGMSQGPTMVMRMEHSQMRNILDDLKTDIEKKDKNHFFGVSESLMMLMQQHNMKEEQMLYAMADMHLGSLVSKVIEDMKAL; from the coding sequence ATGAATACAATTTCATCTTTTTTGACAAGTGACCACAGAGCTTGTGACAATGAGTTTGCAAATTTAGAAAATACAGTTGCTTCTCAAGATTGGGAAGAATCAAAAACTCAATTTGACAAATTCTCTGCTGATTTATTGCACCATTTTGATATGGAAGAAAAAGTAATGTTTCCAGTTTTTGAAGAAGTTACAGGAATGAGTCAAGGACCTACAATGGTTATGAGAATGGAACATTCACAAATGAGAAATATCTTAGATGATTTAAAAACTGATATAGAAAAAAAAGATAAAAATCATTTTTTTGGTGTTAGCGAAAGTCTTATGATGTTGATGCAACAACACAATATGAAAGAAGAACAAATGCTTTATGCTATGGCTGATATGCATTTAGGTTCATTGGTTTCAAAAGTTATTGAAGATATGAAAGCCTTATAA
- the argC gene encoding N-acetyl-gamma-glutamyl-phosphate reductase: MNVAIIGASGYTGLELIKILINHPKFNISYIANSSGEMNVQDLHPCLKNVINIDVDLANALEVSKVADLAFLALPHKTSMAFAKELLELGVKVVDLSADYRLELETYEKHYCEHTDKEHINDAVYGLPEYFRDEIKNAKLIANPGCYPTASLLALLPFIDHIDTNAPIFIDAKSGVSGAGKNPSETTHYCQINDNVHAYNPFKHRHMPEIHEKVRILKGKDVSINFVPHLLPLTRGMLVSVFATLKDDIDVNEVLNNAYKDCEFIRIREKPVDVKSVAGTNFCDLFTAKNGKALFVSSAIDNLLRGASSQAVVNANILCGYEEYEGIPKIAYVP, encoded by the coding sequence ATGAATGTAGCGATTATTGGTGCTAGTGGTTATACTGGATTAGAATTAATCAAGATTTTAATTAATCATCCAAAATTTAACATCTCTTATATTGCAAATTCAAGTGGTGAGATGAATGTTCAAGATTTACATCCTTGTTTAAAAAATGTAATAAACATTGATGTTGATTTAGCAAATGCTTTAGAAGTTTCAAAAGTTGCAGATTTGGCATTTTTAGCACTTCCACATAAAACTTCTATGGCTTTTGCAAAAGAGCTTTTAGAGCTTGGAGTAAAAGTTGTAGATTTAAGTGCTGATTATAGACTTGAACTTGAAACTTATGAAAAACATTATTGTGAACATACCGATAAAGAGCATATAAATGATGCTGTTTATGGATTACCTGAATATTTTAGAGATGAAATTAAAAATGCAAAATTAATTGCAAATCCAGGTTGTTATCCAACAGCTTCATTATTAGCACTTTTACCTTTTATTGACCATATTGATACAAATGCTCCAATTTTTATAGATGCAAAATCAGGTGTTAGTGGAGCTGGAAAAAATCCTAGTGAAACAACACATTATTGTCAAATAAATGATAATGTTCACGCTTACAATCCATTTAAACACAGACATATGCCAGAGATTCACGAAAAAGTTAGAATTCTAAAAGGTAAAGATGTATCAATCAATTTTGTACCTCATTTATTGCCTTTGACAAGAGGAATGTTAGTATCGGTTTTTGCAACACTAAAAGATGATATTGATGTAAATGAAGTTCTAAATAATGCATATAAAGATTGTGAGTTTATAAGAATTAGAGAAAAACCAGTTGATGTAAAATCAGTTGCTGGAACAAATTTTTGTGATTTATTTACAGCAAAAAATGGTAAAGCTTTATTTGTTAGTTCGGCAATAGATAATCTTTTACGAGGAGCTTCTTCTCAAGCTGTTGTAAACGCAAATATCCTTTGTGGATATGAAGAATATGAAGGAATACCAAAAATAGCCTATGTACCTTAG
- the greA gene encoding transcription elongation factor GreA gives MDKEPMTLAGYNKITGDLDFLKKTERPETVIALEEARQLGDLKENAEYHSAKDKLKLIDIQIAELNAVISKAVIIDPSTLPHNKVSFGSTVNLVDSNTDEEFTYMIVGGVESNAEKGMISFNSPLAKQLMGKEEGDEVKATLPGGVKTFEVLGVCYKEIILQ, from the coding sequence ATGGATAAAGAACCAATGACGCTAGCTGGATACAACAAAATTACAGGAGATTTGGACTTTTTGAAAAAAACAGAAAGACCAGAAACTGTGATTGCATTAGAAGAAGCTAGACAATTAGGAGATTTAAAAGAAAATGCGGAGTATCACTCTGCAAAAGATAAATTAAAACTAATTGATATTCAAATAGCTGAATTAAATGCTGTAATATCAAAAGCTGTGATAATTGATCCTTCAACTCTTCCTCATAACAAAGTAAGTTTTGGCTCAACTGTTAATTTAGTTGATTCAAATACAGATGAAGAATTTACTTATATGATAGTTGGTGGAGTTGAGTCAAATGCAGAAAAAGGAATGATTTCATTTAATTCACCCTTAGCAAAACAACTTATGGGAAAAGAAGAGGGAGATGAAGTAAAAGCTACACTTCCAGGTGGTGTTAAAACTTTTGAGGTTTTAGGTGTATGTTATAAGGAAATAATTTTACAATGA
- a CDS encoding chemotaxis protein CheV — protein sequence MSGISGSVEQMTQGHLRNVQQLAVFYTGHSNIYAINIAKVKAFIITEEVAINDTPKDTNVIAGIATIRGEPVTLINLDAWLGLPALEVKDYKLIIFCEFNHKKIGFLVKDMLDIVEKTTQELRHTEETNSKITYTTYVKVNNKDELCTVFNAEQLLRDIHWTDDGSDEVKKYVEEKLHSDKIILAAEDSGVAREVLSKFFEEAGLDFEIYANGTLLIKRLEELNPDKIGMVITDIEMPGTDGYQVASFIKNNKNLAHIPVIVNSSMTTDAVRGKMSQVGVDGFVGKTDISNLFKLTKKFLLK from the coding sequence ATGAGCGGTATTAGTGGTAGTGTTGAACAAATGACTCAAGGACATCTTAGAAATGTTCAACAATTAGCTGTATTTTACACAGGTCACAGTAATATTTACGCAATCAATATAGCAAAAGTTAAAGCTTTTATAATTACTGAAGAAGTTGCAATTAATGATACACCAAAAGATACAAATGTAATAGCAGGAATTGCAACAATTAGGGGTGAACCCGTAACTTTAATAAATCTTGACGCTTGGCTTGGACTTCCAGCTTTAGAAGTTAAAGATTATAAATTAATTATATTTTGCGAATTCAATCATAAAAAAATAGGTTTTCTCGTAAAAGATATGCTTGATATTGTTGAAAAAACTACACAAGAATTAAGACATACAGAAGAAACAAATTCAAAAATAACATACACAACTTATGTAAAAGTAAATAATAAAGATGAACTTTGTACTGTATTTAATGCTGAGCAATTATTAAGAGATATTCACTGGACAGATGATGGTTCAGATGAAGTTAAAAAATATGTAGAAGAAAAACTTCACTCTGATAAAATTATTCTAGCAGCTGAAGATTCAGGAGTTGCAAGAGAAGTTCTAAGTAAATTTTTTGAAGAAGCAGGTCTTGATTTTGAAATTTATGCAAATGGGACACTTTTAATAAAAAGATTAGAAGAATTAAATCCTGATAAAATTGGTATGGTAATTACTGATATTGAAATGCCAGGAACTGATGGTTATCAAGTTGCTTCATTTATAAAAAATAATAAAAACTTAGCACATATTCCAGTTATAGTAAACTCTTCAATGACAACTGATGCTGTAAGAGGAAAAATGAGTCAAGTTGGTGTTGATGGGTTTGTAGGGAAAACTGATATTTCAAATCTATTTAAATTGACAAAAAAATTCTTACTAAAATAA
- the uvrB gene encoding excinuclease ABC subunit UvrB yields MAKFEVVSDYEPAGDQPVAIKALSDSINAGNQYNTLLGVTGSGKTYTIAKVIEATQKPTLIMTHNKTLAAQLYSEFKQFFPNNHVEYFISYYDYYQPEAYIPRSDLFIEKDSSINEELERLRLSATASLLSFDDVIVIASVSANYGLGNPEEYKAMVQRVEVGFEYSQKQFLLKLVEMGYKRNDKFFDRSDFRVNGDVIDIFPAYFEDEFIRVEFFGDEVESISKHEYITNSKTKSLDEVIIYSVNPFVVSNEKLATAVKQIEEELDERLEYFQSANKLVEYQRLKQRVEFDLEMIEGTGMCKGIENYARHLTGQKPEETPYSLLNYFQQMDRDFLLVVDESHVSLSQFRGMHAADRSRKEVLVDYGFRLPSALDNRPLKFDEFIKKAPNYVFVSATPNELELNLSSVVAEQIIRPTGLLDPIIDVVDSEFQVEKLHDEIKKVVAKNERVLVTVLTKKMAEELASYYADLGMKVKYMHSEIDAIERNQIIRELRLGTFDVLIGINLLREGLDIPETSLVAILDADKEGFLRSKTSLIQTIGRAARNERGRVILYAKRITGSMQFAIDETNRRRKIQEDHNTLHGITPVSTKRRLDQNLKLEEYDDVAWKKEKLEKMPASERKKILIELNRQMKKAASDLNFEEAIRLRDEIAKVKEI; encoded by the coding sequence ATCGCAAAGTTTGAAGTTGTAAGTGATTACGAACCAGCAGGAGATCAACCAGTTGCCATAAAAGCTTTAAGTGATTCTATCAATGCTGGAAACCAATATAATACTCTTTTAGGAGTTACAGGTTCTGGAAAAACTTATACAATTGCAAAAGTGATTGAGGCAACTCAAAAACCAACTCTTATTATGACTCACAATAAAACTTTGGCTGCTCAGTTGTATTCAGAGTTTAAACAATTTTTCCCAAATAATCATGTGGAATATTTCATCTCTTATTACGATTATTATCAGCCTGAAGCTTATATTCCAAGAAGCGATTTATTTATTGAAAAAGATTCTTCAATAAATGAAGAGTTAGAAAGATTAAGACTTAGTGCCACAGCTTCACTTTTATCTTTTGATGATGTTATTGTAATTGCTTCAGTTTCTGCAAACTATGGTTTAGGAAATCCAGAAGAGTACAAAGCAATGGTTCAAAGGGTTGAAGTTGGATTTGAATATTCTCAAAAACAGTTTTTATTAAAACTTGTGGAAATGGGTTATAAAAGAAATGATAAGTTTTTTGATAGGTCAGATTTTAGAGTAAATGGAGATGTAATTGATATTTTCCCAGCTTATTTTGAAGATGAATTTATACGAGTTGAGTTTTTTGGTGATGAGGTTGAATCAATCTCTAAACATGAATATATTACAAATAGTAAAACAAAATCTTTGGATGAGGTAATTATCTACTCAGTTAATCCTTTTGTTGTTTCAAATGAAAAACTAGCAACCGCTGTAAAACAAATTGAAGAAGAGTTAGATGAAAGACTTGAATATTTTCAAAGTGCAAATAAACTTGTTGAGTATCAAAGACTAAAACAAAGAGTTGAATTTGATTTAGAGATGATTGAGGGAACTGGAATGTGTAAGGGAATTGAAAATTATGCCAGACACTTAACTGGTCAAAAACCAGAAGAGACACCTTATTCTTTATTAAACTATTTTCAACAAATGGATAGAGATTTTTTACTTGTAGTTGATGAATCACATGTTTCACTTTCTCAATTTAGAGGAATGCATGCAGCTGATAGAAGTAGAAAAGAGGTTTTAGTTGATTATGGATTTAGACTTCCAAGTGCTTTGGATAATAGACCTTTAAAATTTGATGAGTTTATTAAAAAAGCTCCTAATTATGTATTTGTAAGTGCAACTCCAAATGAACTAGAACTTAATCTAAGTTCCGTTGTAGCTGAACAAATTATCAGACCAACTGGACTTCTTGACCCAATTATTGATGTGGTTGATAGTGAATTCCAAGTTGAAAAACTTCACGATGAAATCAAAAAAGTTGTGGCAAAAAATGAAAGAGTTTTAGTAACAGTTTTAACGAAAAAAATGGCAGAAGAATTAGCAAGTTATTATGCAGATTTGGGAATGAAAGTAAAATATATGCATAGTGAAATCGATGCAATTGAAAGAAATCAAATCATTCGAGAATTACGTCTAGGAACTTTTGATGTACTTATTGGAATCAATCTTCTAAGAGAAGGTTTGGATATTCCTGAAACTTCTTTGGTAGCTATTTTAGATGCAGATAAAGAAGGATTTTTAAGAAGTAAAACTTCACTTATTCAAACAATTGGACGAGCAGCAAGAAATGAAAGAGGAAGAGTTATTTTATATGCAAAAAGAATAACAGGCTCAATGCAGTTTGCAATAGATGAAACAAATAGAAGAAGAAAAATCCAAGAAGACCACAATACTCTGCATGGAATTACTCCTGTATCAACAAAAAGAAGATTGGACCAAAATTTAAAACTTGAAGAGTACGATGATGTTGCATGGAAAAAAGAGAAACTAGAAAAAATGCCAGCATCAGAAAGAAAGAAAATTCTTATTGAATTAAATAGACAAATGAAAAAAGCAGCAAGTGATTTGAATTTTGAAGAAGCTATTAGACTAAGAGACGAAATTGCTAAGGTTAAAGAGATATAA
- a CDS encoding tRNA threonylcarbamoyladenosine dehydratase — MKYDRTKKLFGVDIFEKFKDVKLILLGVGGVGSFALDALYNTGITNITIVDFDTYEESNLNRQMGSFGNIGRIKVEALKEKYPEVTPIHVKITPEWIDNFDFSSYDYILDAIDDVKPKVHLIKKHFTKIISTSGGAKRIDPSKIEYISIWDTYNDPFIKKIRTELKAQGFKKKFKVIFSSELPMCLEKGSFEGVTGSFGLMMASVTIQKLVNKLQK, encoded by the coding sequence ATGAAATATGACAGAACTAAAAAGCTATTCGGTGTTGATATTTTTGAAAAATTTAAAGATGTTAAACTAATACTTTTGGGAGTTGGTGGTGTTGGAAGTTTTGCTTTGGATGCCCTTTATAATACTGGAATTACAAATATTACAATAGTTGATTTTGATACTTATGAAGAATCAAATTTAAATAGACAAATGGGAAGTTTTGGAAATATTGGACGAATAAAAGTTGAAGCGTTAAAGGAAAAATATCCTGAAGTTACGCCTATTCATGTGAAAATTACACCTGAATGGATTGATAATTTTGATTTTTCATCTTATGATTATATTTTAGATGCAATTGATGATGTAAAACCAAAAGTTCATCTAATAAAAAAACATTTTACAAAAATAATTAGTACAAGTGGTGGAGCAAAAAGAATAGACCCATCAAAAATAGAATATATATCTATTTGGGATACATACAATGACCCTTTTATTAAAAAAATTAGAACAGAATTAAAAGCACAAGGATTTAAGAAAAAATTTAAAGTAATTTTTTCATCTGAACTTCCAATGTGTTTAGAAAAAGGTAGTTTTGAAGGAGTAACTGGTTCATTTGGATTAATGATGGCATCGGTAACTATTCAAAAATTGGTGAATAAACTGCAAAAATAA
- the argH gene encoding argininosuccinate lyase → MANQSNQILKNTNAQILDEFNASIMFDKELYAQDIKGSIAHSQMLAEQGILTTEEQKAIELGLLQVKNEIESGEFKFSLAYEDIHMAVETRLTEIIGEPGKRLHTARSRNDQVATDFRLYVQDKSKSIKEQLKELVNTFVDVATLHTTTLIPGMTHLQHAQPLNFGYHLLAYANMFKRDFERFESSYERNNYCPLGSAALAGTPHNINRESTSQKLGFIAPTSHAMDTVSDRDFALEILFNISTAMMHISRISEELILWSSYEFQFVRMSDEYATTSSIMPQKKNPDVPELLRGKTGRVYGNLISLLTVMKGLPLAYNKDTQEDKEGVFDSVKTMEISISILNEVIKTMIVNVDKMQNACKIGHLSATDFADYLVQKQNMPFRTAYYLTKDVVAKANSLNKDISELNIDEIRASNEELKDINEEILMFLDLRNSMNARTSLGGTATSQTISQIEVFKDWLKK, encoded by the coding sequence ATGGCAAATCAAAGCAATCAAATTTTAAAAAACACAAACGCACAAATATTAGATGAATTTAACGCTTCAATAATGTTTGATAAAGAACTTTATGCACAAGATATAAAAGGTTCAATCGCTCACTCACAAATGTTAGCAGAACAAGGAATTTTAACAACTGAAGAGCAAAAAGCAATCGAACTTGGACTTTTACAAGTAAAAAATGAAATCGAAAGTGGAGAGTTCAAATTCTCTTTAGCCTATGAAGATATTCACATGGCAGTTGAAACAAGACTTACTGAAATCATTGGAGAACCAGGAAAAAGACTTCATACCGCAAGAAGTAGAAATGACCAAGTTGCAACTGATTTTAGATTATATGTTCAAGATAAATCAAAAAGCATAAAAGAACAATTAAAAGAGTTAGTAAATACTTTTGTAGATGTGGCAACACTACATACAACTACATTAATCCCTGGAATGACTCACTTACAACATGCACAACCTCTTAATTTTGGTTATCATTTATTAGCTTATGCAAATATGTTTAAAAGAGATTTTGAAAGATTTGAAAGTTCTTATGAAAGAAATAATTACTGTCCATTAGGAAGTGCAGCACTTGCTGGAACTCCACACAATATAAATAGAGAGTCAACATCTCAAAAATTAGGATTTATAGCTCCAACATCTCATGCTATGGATACAGTTTCAGATAGAGATTTTGCGTTAGAGATTTTATTTAACATAAGTACAGCAATGATGCATATAAGCAGAATCTCTGAAGAGCTTATTTTATGGTCATCGTATGAATTCCAATTTGTAAGAATGAGTGATGAATATGCAACTACAAGCTCAATTATGCCTCAAAAGAAAAACCCAGATGTTCCTGAACTTTTAAGAGGAAAAACTGGACGAGTTTATGGAAATCTTATTTCGCTTCTAACCGTTATGAAAGGTTTACCACTTGCCTACAATAAAGATACTCAAGAAGATAAAGAAGGAGTTTTTGATTCAGTAAAAACTATGGAAATCTCTATTTCTATTTTAAATGAAGTAATAAAAACTATGATTGTAAATGTAGATAAAATGCAAAATGCTTGTAAAATTGGGCATTTAAGTGCAACAGATTTCGCTGATTATTTAGTACAAAAACAAAATATGCCATTTAGAACAGCTTATTATTTAACAAAAGATGTTGTTGCAAAGGCAAATAGTTTAAATAAAGATATTAGTGAATTAAACATCGATGAAATTAGAGCCTCAAATGAAGAGTTAAAAGATATTAATGAAGAGATTTTAATGTTTTTAGATTTAAGAAACTCTATGAATGCTAGAACTTCATTAGGTGGAACAGCAACAAGCCAAACAATTAGTCAAATAGAAGTTTTTAAAGATTGGTTAAAAAAGTAG
- a CDS encoding metallophosphoesterase, producing MYLSIKQNSIFVADSHFNEKNRELLTFLEKIESKEIITSQLFLMGDMIDFISGESRYFVQQNSVVINLLNKLSKSIEIIYLEGNHDYNLKILFPNINVIKRENQPLFAKFGQKTVSISHGDNFINWKYDLYCKFIRNDIFLRFMNFIDVNFFISKKIENALLNKNICHIINNFEHIVKKRLNNYSSDIVIEGHYHQGNRYFFDNKEYINIPSLCCQKQYIKIIESKFQGESI from the coding sequence ATGTACCTTAGTATAAAACAAAATTCTATTTTTGTAGCTGACTCACATTTTAATGAAAAAAATAGAGAATTATTAACCTTTTTAGAAAAAATTGAAAGTAAAGAAATAATTACTTCTCAACTTTTTTTAATGGGTGATATGATAGATTTTATTTCAGGTGAAAGTAGATATTTTGTACAACAAAATAGTGTTGTAATAAATCTTTTAAATAAATTATCTAAAAGCATAGAGATTATTTATTTAGAAGGAAATCACGATTATAATCTAAAAATTCTTTTTCCAAATATTAATGTCATAAAAAGAGAAAATCAACCATTATTTGCAAAATTTGGACAAAAAACAGTTTCTATTTCCCATGGAGATAATTTTATAAATTGGAAATATGATTTGTATTGTAAGTTTATAAGAAATGATATCTTCTTAAGATTTATGAATTTTATAGATGTAAATTTCTTTATTTCTAAAAAAATAGAAAATGCTTTATTAAATAAAAATATCTGTCATATAATCAATAATTTTGAGCATATTGTAAAAAAAAGATTAAATAATTATTCTAGTGATATTGTAATTGAGGGACATTATCATCAAGGAAATAGATATTTTTTTGATAATAAAGAATATATAAATATTCCATCATTATGTTGTCAAAAACAATATATAAAAATTATTGAATCAAAATTCCAAGGAGAAAGTATATGA